A window of the Corynebacterium minutissimum genome harbors these coding sequences:
- a CDS encoding serine hydrolase domain-containing protein: MNNRVASKIALAIITFIAVAAVLLVVGPQRIALAQDKTGDEALATQLEKHSESGFHNLTAFTLQDGKATFAGLGSDEHTEVEIGSVTKMFTGELARQLVDEGKLNPDTTVGEVLDVGDAPVADVTVRELLDHTSGLPRLASTDLLSSLASGVTGSNPYEGETVEDIMAAATNAELKNRGEESYSNLGYGLLGHVVETVAGQPYEQMLKERIFEPAEMTETYLMTPGSVPDDAPQGLTNTGRHAEPWEEDGSAPAGAIRSTASDMAKFAEWFMDNGDTEYGWVPNEDGPGFWHDGGTSGYSTMLIIDPDTKRATFANNDSPAGTEDLAQALFNELAS, from the coding sequence ATGAACAACCGTGTCGCATCCAAGATTGCCCTAGCTATCATCACCTTCATTGCTGTTGCCGCCGTCCTCCTCGTTGTAGGACCACAAAGAATTGCTCTGGCACAAGACAAAACTGGCGACGAAGCCCTAGCAACCCAGCTGGAAAAGCACTCCGAGTCTGGTTTCCACAACCTCACCGCGTTTACCCTCCAGGACGGCAAGGCCACCTTCGCGGGACTGGGCAGCGACGAGCACACAGAGGTCGAAATCGGCTCCGTGACCAAGATGTTCACCGGCGAACTGGCCCGCCAGCTCGTCGACGAAGGAAAGTTGAACCCTGATACCACTGTGGGCGAAGTCCTCGACGTCGGCGATGCGCCCGTCGCTGACGTCACCGTGAGGGAACTGCTCGACCACACCTCGGGTCTACCGCGACTGGCGAGCACGGACCTCCTCAGCAGTCTCGCCTCGGGTGTCACCGGTTCGAACCCCTATGAAGGCGAGACCGTAGAGGACATCATGGCTGCCGCCACGAACGCCGAGCTGAAGAACCGCGGCGAAGAATCCTATTCCAATCTTGGCTATGGACTCCTGGGCCACGTAGTGGAGACCGTTGCCGGGCAGCCTTATGAGCAGATGCTCAAAGAACGCATCTTCGAGCCTGCAGAAATGACCGAAACCTACCTCATGACGCCGGGCTCCGTGCCCGACGACGCCCCACAGGGACTTACCAACACCGGCCGCCACGCCGAGCCTTGGGAGGAGGACGGCTCCGCACCCGCGGGCGCTATCCGCTCCACGGCAAGTGACATGGCCAAGTTCGCCGAGTGGTTTATGGATAACGGCGATACAGAATACGGCTGGGTTCCTAACGAAGACGGCCCAGGTTTCTGGCACGACGGCGGCACCTCTGGCTATTCCACAATGCTCATCATCGATCCGGACACCAAACGCGCTACTTTCGCCAACAACGATTCACCCGCCGGCACCGAAGACCTAGCCCAAGCACTATTCAACGAGCTCGCATCTTAA
- a CDS encoding ArsR/SmtB family transcription factor, whose amino-acid sequence METTVEARLAELEARVAALEGRASAENTDPVSPAATQPTTENSAYWLVDALAPNDQLPDGSVIFGGNINVGKRTYAYQWQRPTHFVSDEEWTDNLERLSALAHPIRGEILRRLLAAPATAAELVEENIVSSTGTAYHHLSALTHAGWTTKSGGEYAIRPARVIPLLTIITASEDH is encoded by the coding sequence ATGGAAACAACAGTCGAAGCACGCCTTGCCGAACTTGAAGCGCGCGTCGCCGCGCTTGAGGGACGCGCCAGCGCCGAAAACACCGACCCCGTTTCACCGGCCGCCACCCAACCAACCACAGAAAATTCGGCCTACTGGCTCGTTGACGCCCTCGCGCCCAACGATCAGCTTCCCGATGGCTCCGTCATCTTCGGAGGAAACATCAACGTCGGCAAGCGCACTTATGCCTACCAATGGCAACGCCCCACTCACTTCGTCAGCGACGAAGAGTGGACAGACAACCTCGAACGCCTTTCCGCCCTTGCACACCCCATCCGCGGTGAGATCCTTCGCCGCCTGCTCGCCGCACCCGCAACTGCCGCTGAGCTTGTCGAAGAAAACATCGTCTCCTCCACCGGCACCGCCTATCACCACTTAAGCGCACTCACCCACGCCGGTTGGACCACCAAGTCCGGCGGCGAATATGCCATCCGCCCCGCCCGAGTTATCCCCCTTCTCACCATCATCACTGCGAGTGAGGACCACTAA
- a CDS encoding 3'-5' exonuclease, producing the protein MNFDATRMLSFDLETTSVNPKEARIVTSALVRIDGRDVNSQEMLADPGVEIPEEAAKVHGITTEKARAEGRPHEDVLKETVNAIYQAWDDGLTLIVYNAAYDLSVLRALTGDFTVNGPVFDPFVIDRVKDKWRKGKRTLGEVSAHYGVELSNAHEATADALAAARVAWKQVRQHFPELAQMDTNELMEYQAVEWYKDRESFKKYLEGRGRDASDVSTAWPMIS; encoded by the coding sequence ATGAACTTCGACGCCACCCGCATGCTCTCCTTCGACCTCGAGACCACCTCCGTGAACCCTAAAGAAGCCCGCATCGTCACCTCTGCCCTGGTGCGCATCGATGGGCGCGACGTGAATAGTCAGGAGATGCTCGCTGACCCAGGCGTGGAGATCCCGGAGGAAGCCGCTAAGGTTCACGGCATCACCACGGAGAAGGCTCGTGCCGAGGGCCGACCGCATGAGGACGTACTCAAGGAGACGGTCAACGCCATCTATCAGGCCTGGGACGATGGTCTGACCCTCATTGTCTACAACGCCGCCTACGACCTATCCGTGCTACGCGCGTTGACCGGGGACTTCACGGTGAACGGTCCGGTGTTCGATCCTTTCGTCATCGACCGCGTCAAAGACAAGTGGCGCAAAGGCAAGCGCACCTTGGGAGAGGTGTCCGCACACTACGGCGTGGAGTTGAGCAACGCGCATGAGGCGACTGCCGACGCCCTCGCGGCCGCCCGCGTGGCTTGGAAGCAGGTGCGTCAACACTTCCCCGAGCTAGCCCAGATGGATACCAACGAGCTCATGGAGTATCAGGCCGTGGAGTGGTACAAGGACCGCGAATCCTTCAAGAAGTACCTGGAGGGCCGCGGGCGCGATGCCTCGGATGTCTCCACCGCGTGGCCGATGATCTCTTAA